In Pieris rapae chromosome 10, ilPieRapa1.1, whole genome shotgun sequence, the genomic window atattttatttcagaaattctCATCGTGTAAGAACAATATTATCGAACGATACCATAGAAATTACGATCTGTCGAACAGGACCAATATTCTAACGCCGTTAAAGACTCAATCAGCGTCGTGGAAAGCATAAAGAGACCGTAAATCAGATGTTATTGTTTTCCATAAACAGACTAACAAGTACTAGGTCCTAGCGACGTCTCACCGTTTCACGTAACTATAGAAACTCGAAGACAATTcgattaataacataattaactCGGGTAATAAGGGAAGACATCGtgtaaaacaaactaaaattatacacataattattcataatatagatattttattaaacttgttTGAGATTGCATGGATATTAATGTCGATAATatcctaaaaaaaatagcaaacGTTTCAATAATTTCTCAATAAACGGATATTAAATAAGCATAACCAATAACTGAATTAACATTTCCAACTCTGGTACCTCTCACGCGACACTATTTACCTGACATTGGCTCGTTTATTTCAAAGACgatgtttattaattagccTCATTACAGTCCGCTAAAGGAAACGAACACGCTACCAACATTCACAATAATGCTTACATTTACTCTTGAATAATAACCATGCATTAGCGCAAACGAGAATAGCCGCTAGGCAACGGTCATTCCGTCTAGAATTCCATAAATAACGCACCGTTAAAATGCGTCGGCGCGTGTATCGAGATTTACAATCGTAGCAGTTATCGTTTCACTTTCGAAGTCGTGTTAAAATCGACAAACATGTGGGAGTCGGTCGTAAGGTCCAGACGGCAAGGGCGCTTTCCCtgctaataaatatactattgaTTTCGAATAATATAACTGTTCGGATTGTTTATGCGGCCGCATTAGATTTAAGATCGgctgttaaattttaataggcTCGCCCAGGGAGATTTAATGGTGCAATCGGTTTTGCTGACGATGTGATAGAGCCCGCACTTAGAAAGTTGGTTTTCATGCGCTTTGTATTAATATCTTATTGAAAGTCGCACCTAGCTGTCATATTTCAATGCGAATACTGGAAACACGGTTTATAGCGTTATTTATAGATGTCGCAGccaataagtaaaataatcgTTGATGGAGAGATAAGAACGCGATTGACCTGTCACGTTTGTATATTTCTAGAAACTATTGGCAGGAAACAAGCATCATTTATCGTTAACATGAAATCTATACTGTTAGGACTTTTAACTAACTACTGAGTGGAGATTAATAAGTTTGCTGATTTTGGGTTTGGATATACAAACAATCAAATAACTACAGCGAAGGGACTTCTCATATtaggtcgtaaaaaccgatagtcgtcacagccgatgacgttgttattaagtacctaatacatacttttacCAGCCGGACcgaaacgatgtcgtcgtaaagGGTATTACcaatggcactacaaccttgtAGGTCTGTGGCTCAGATTGATTTATCTGTtttgtgatcatttgttattctaataggtaagtaggccTTTTTGTTTGTCACACGCTACGCACTATTTTAGTCTGAAGCATGTTTGTGTCCTGACTGTGTACGAGCGAGGACAGATTCCATTGGTACATAGCCAGAGATCCAGTCTACGTCTAACCTCAGCAATAAGAATCGCACCTTGTAATCACTAAACGACAGTATTGTGTAAAGTGTACGGTGTTCAGGACTTAAACTGAccatatttaaaatctgtCAAAATTCAATTACCGAAGAGGTCATCGGAAACATCATGTAGCGAAGATCACCagccatttttattgtttccaattcattattcataaaaactcaCGGAAATAGTTTACCTAATACCAGATATGGAGCGACTACTTTCTCGTCAACACCCATGTGATAGCCGTACCGAGCGTAAGTGTAACATTGCACATTAGGTAACAAAGTCTGACAAACGTCCATTTTTCACAGACGTCAATACTTTTGcctttaaaattacatgtgttaagttaaaaacttaagGAAATGATACTGTAATCTAtccttgtttattttaacgtaGCGAAGAAACATATATGtcgtctttattttattaatgtatagaTTACAATATAGGCTAAAAAAGTAGTTAACATTGTATATCTATACATGACAGTGCGCTACAATCATTCTAGTTACCAGTTAGTCGCTTCCGTTCTCATTCTAGCATATATCTTGTAtggaaaagaaatatatttataccatAGTAATTAAATAGCAATATCAACAATGTATAGAtgaaaactattatatatgatCCGCCCTTGTAAGAtctaaatgatattaaaatattttgactttcCCTTATGTAATACCTACATCCCTTGTCAATATTGTCCTACATATGGCGCAAATATTAACGCTATCTATTGGCATGAAACTGGTACATGCAGTATTctctgatttaaaaaaatactactttCTAAAGAAAGTTTTCAAAATTGGTTTACTTACAATTTTACGGAAAATTTGTAtctttatcataattttacaaactaaaaatcgATTctaattagttacataaattataatatcattaaaagtatttctatGTACAATTCAGCATTATCTGGAAAGCTCGTATCGGATACATTGGCAGGTACATAGACAGAAAGCtagattaatatattgttagatAGGAACAATCCCACGCGATTGTATTCTAATACGATTCTGAACGGTGAAACGGCTCAGCCAAAAATGGAAGCTCTTACAGACTTTCGCAGTTTAAACGGAAGTTCCATCatgatattttcatttgtaacaataaacaaatgttaaattcgcATAGGAGCGTCAAGTTCCTATGCGAATGACTTttctaattactttttttttcttaaacccCCTCCCCCTATacccaatagtaaaacgtttcgttacCACCCAGTTATTACACCTTAAAGTTGTCATTTATATAgtgtaaagtatttaaaagtcgaaaataatattaacagtaaCGCATAACTCAATCCCCGCCCCGCATCGTAATGTTTTACCCAAACCATTACGATACGAAACGCTTCCTTTGACGAAGGACTAGCTGCTGTTTGCCCATTGATAGGGATTAAATATGTGACTTTAGGCTCATTTATATTTAGCACTAAACAGCATTTAGGCTTTTTGTATTATGATATCATATTACATCACcataaacttaatttgtaAGGTTTAAATTGCAGCCTCTgttcatgataatttaaaaacactgcGGAAACATTAAtgcgatataataaaatattttctcaatGTGTCTAAGGTTATCAGCAACAATGCTGCAAAAACTTGTATCTGCAACTGAAACTGCTTTCCCGTAACAGACACCAGTTGGTCCGAGCTTAATTATCTACTAATACTTTACTATAGATTCTCGAtatgtttaatgaaattttacgtaatattgcatcttagaaaataaaacactttttatgtataatggTGCATCGCCTTACAAATTTTTTGTTGCCGTTTCCGCTTTTTAAGTTGGTAATTCCATGGAGTGCTATGCTTCCCATTGTAGTCACAATTCGAACTCTAATAACCAAGACTTTAGTGTctagttatatatacattttccgACTAATAAAATCAGCTTTAATCCGTTACAACTGTCTCTTCATCAGATCGCAAGCAAAATAGAAAGTTAGGAATGTGCACTTCCGATAGTATAAGACtcaattagttattaaaatataaacttacatTCTCTTTAGATTAATATACCTGACATTCAGCAATTTTTACTTACAGAAGAATATAGATCAATTAATTGATCCttacgaaaaataatttaccagGCCACAACTCATAAGTCCAGCTAGAATGTGGAAGGCATATTTTGAcggacaaaataatataaagaggtTTTAGTACacgtaatttaatatcaataaatgtcACTTCTTCAGcaacatttaataacaatagaatataaataggtatttaattgaatgTTATGATAAATTCTTTTCAAGATCACAACAAAAAGGTCAAAGCTATAATTTTGCAAAACATTTCGACGgacataaaatgtatgtagaaGTTTCAACTCGTAAACTATGTACATCCTTTGAATAACAATGAAAACCTCCTATTAGGTAGGTCTGTGGCATTTCAAGAAATAgtctaagaaaatatattttaaatgctcTCTATTAACTACAAGAATATGTTATCGCTGAATAGActtatttacatttctttctattatgaaataataaaaatgatacattacttttaacataataaatgcttaactaaacaaatatgaatttataactGATTGACCTTGCTTCGTCATAATTATAGCGAACAGTACAAAAACTACTAACAAtactcaataaaatattaccaagggcgaattaaagtttattaacttataaacAACATTAACTATGTACACAAGTCAATACTACTTTAAACTTTGAACAGTGTTAAATGAAGAGATTTAGTACTCTTCTTTTACTGAATCttttaagtgttttttctAAGTCGGTCTTTGAACTAGAAACAAGACAACTCGTAAAGTAACTCACGCGATTCTCACGCAGACCAATAGTAACGGTATAGTATCTAAGTTCAGGCAGACAGTGAATGACCGATTGCGAAGGCGATACCTTTTACAAATGCCACAGAAAGTGACAACATGCGAACTGGCTGTTCATAACGAGCCGTTATGACCAATGATAAAGAcgtgttataattttaatgggacctgtaatttatataggcacaatatttctaaaatatagcTGTAAAGGCATAAACATGCATAACGGCATCATATTTATTCTTTCTTATATAGACATTCCATTTGTAACATTCAATTTAGTCAAAcgcgtaaaaaaatatttcactgatttatgcatatatgtatttcttaataatatgtatgtatgtttagCTCGCTCACGCtttgactttaaaataaaaatgtgtcaaATATCAGCTTATCCGCAGCATTCAAATCATTCGTTGAATACATTTAAACCTTCAATATTGTGAGCGTGGTCACAATACATTTTCAAGCTCTCCTAATAACCCCAAAGTACCGTTTCCCCACATCTCACTGTTTATCTTCGTCTTGTTAAAACTTAATTGCAACGACCAACAAATCACTTCCATTCCGTAAGCACCTTTAGTCACCTACGCGTCTATTTctaaaagctatttaaattgGCCCAGGGCGGCTCGTAACGATGCTGATAACCCCCTGCGCATTGTTGATTGCAACTTCCGCGCGAGGACATCgaattatcttattttaattgcgGCTTATATAACAATTGGATTTATAGCTAGTgcaattaaagattaaaaaggAACCCCTTTCTATGCAATACGTTCCTCAACGTAACTTCGTACAATTTCCGTCCGTGATTCTTAAATCCGGTCTAGATAACGTATcgaaattagattaaaataaatatatgctaTAAATTATCTGTTACGTTATATTTAcgcttaaaagttttaaaatatgaaaaaatagatTCCTTTGAGATTTGTTCGTTGTTGATATGTTAATCcgatgatatatattatatatatagaaatgcaAAAGCGTGATCGCCCGAAACCAACATCTAAATAACCACAAGTATtgataacaataattgtataaatgctGGAATATCAATTCCATGCATATTTATAGGATATACATAATACCACTAATAGAAATGAGACTTTGGTCGGTAGTACTTGCCAGCCGCCAGATATTAATACCtatcaaaatcaattaaaacctattattttgtttcatagtGGAATGCGTACATGTAAATGTTACTTTTAAGATTTATGGAATACCTATATGAAAATATCTCCGTGTGTATAATTGGGCACTAAAAAAGATGCACCTATTGTATACACCTAAAGTTAACACCAATTACAGATGGAACAGCTGTATGGTTAGGGCGGCGAATAAGTTTAGCTGTTTAACTTGCGATATTGACCTATTAAGTGTGGCGTCGGCAAGGAGAGCTATAACATCTGAGCTCCTTAATGGAAAAAATAGTgaatagatagaataaatacttactaGATTACTATATAGAATAAGTACTATAtctaaagatttattaatggcgtaaatagaatattatatttagtaagtaAGTCGTAATTTAGTAAGTAACGACGTCTCCATAACTTTTAGAAAGTATGAAACtcttaaaagaaatatcactaaaaatattagaaatctGTAAAAATTCTGTACAAATCAAGTAGTGAGTAGATTGAACATAtcgtacaaaaaaaatattacacagtgtttaaataaaagtaaactaTAACTTGTGCTAAATTTTGACAGTACTTTCGATCTCAACTATAATTGCTCATGGCCGATGTTTTACTCTAACAAAAAACTCAATAGTAACACGCCCATAAAAATGAAAgtaaaaacaatgtttcaaGGAATATACTAAtggtaacataaaataaatcacaaaaaCTCGGTTATAGTAacgaacataatatttttttgtcttgcCTCAAGTTAAAAAGTTTGCAaagtttaaacttattttatttagtaaaaagtaGACAGTCTATAAATACtagactataaataaataataaccagACTGTGCAGAAGGTGTTGTGGTATTAGCAATGGTGAAGACGTGTTACGGTATTTCGCGATGACAGACGTgctcatataacattttaaaagtaaatattttgaatgaaaatttaacAACTATCAGTATAACGTAAATGCGTCATTGAGTAAGGATTAGCCTTAGTTCAGCTGACCTACTAGTTTTTTGTATGTCGTTAATATGATCGTAAAAAATAGGGTCATacgtaaaaataacagtacacATATTGATAACGttcactatatatattaaaatattttcaaaaatattggcagtatatcaaacaaaaatgtaattttatcatttcatacttacattttatatatttacaaatataaaacatctCATAACTTATCTAGCAAGAATCTTTTAAGTTTTGGTTAACATTAATATgttcaaacattattttctattcataACTAAAGTTGATTCAGaagaaattacaaattcatttGGATATACATAgtctcatattttatattaaaaattaaaatgtaattattttttcatctcGAAGTTCCATACTTTTACATATTGATTATGGGATCatgttaattaacaaatttagcTATATATACTTTGAGTTTATTCAGTGTCATACCCAACATGagtaaatgatatttaataatctatattattacaaatcttTATGATATAACTTATTGAATATGAAATACTATaactttagtttaaaatattacatacccATCAGTTGTCACCGAGTTCACTGACACAGTGTCAGGAAAAATCATCTTTTTGTCATCTTCTCCTGTCTCTTGATTTTCTGGCTCATGAAAGTTCTGTGTGGTGTCAGAAGACTCAGGAGGGTCAGGTTGAGATGATGCAATAACatggttttttttactaacattATGGAGTCCTGATAAATCAACCTTTTGGTCTACGTTTTCAATTTGAAGGGCTTCGGAAACTACCAATAGGAATAGAGCACAACTGTAACatagaaaagtttttataagtcacgtaaaatttaattcgtaAAATGGTACTTCTATTGATCTACTTCATCTTACCTAGAAAGCACCGAAATTGTCAATAACGACGTGTAAATTATGCATAGCCCACCCTTCATCGtagtataactaaaatattctcATTCCAGTTCATTTTGTGTAAGTTTTACATTGAACACATAGcgactataaaattaatttaaacggACACTATTCACAGCACAAACACATTATTATATCGACTTAAATCACTTATCTTTATGCTTTGTCATACACGGTAActtaaaacattcaaaatgagtccgaattataaaaatggtaAAATTGAAGAGAAGAACAAAAATCGCGATCCAACATTTTTTTCACGAATGAATTTGACATGACAGCTGTTAGGAAATTCCGAgttttttgtcattttcttTTGTTCAAATTCTTTTATTGGCATAGGTGATtggataaaaaaatagttttctaaACAGTGTTCAAGAATTAACCAATAAGATTCAAACATTTAGtatacagtttaaataatgattggtgtatttatttcaaaacgtTCCATTACATGCCATAatggttatataaaaatacagatattatttatgctaatttaaatatttgtacctatttaccaaataaaaaatatggtttttaatatattaaatgaaatgttacatttcttttataaatattctaaaaagtattaaaattataaccgaGAAGTGCCCGCTGACAATTAACATACAAGATACAATTTACAACCGTCAACCGCCTTATTTTACAAGCAGTCGTGTCATAACTGatatacacaaaatttcaatattccGGTCTTTAGAATTCtagtatttacataaaatggaAGCTCTATTTACCTTGCCGTTTAGTGTGCTTGAAATTCCTAacataaagattaaaaaaccaTCATGGCTCCAAGCGCCATCAGCTATGACAACGTTTTCCTTAGTTCTTCTCTCGTATTTTCTTGTAACGGGAGGTTAGTTCGCGGTTTGGGTTTCTTATCAGacataagtattaatattttaaaacatttttcaatttattcatttgCAGGAATAATTTATGATGTTATTGTGGAGCCACCCAGTGTTGGTTCGACGACGGATGAACATGGGCACAGTAGGCCAGTAGCTTTTATGCCAAATAGAGTTAACGGTCAATATATTATGGAAGGCTTGGCATCGAGTTTCCTCTTCTCACTTGGTGGACTTGGATTTATTATTCTGGATCGCACTCACAACCCTACAACACCTAAATTAAACAGAATTCTTCTTATATCTGTTGCCTTCCTTTGTATTCTTGTCTCATTCTTTACAACATGG contains:
- the LOC110991274 gene encoding oligosaccharyltransferase complex subunit ostc-A, with translation MEALFTLPFSVLEIPNIKIKKPSWLQAPSAMTTFSLVLLSYFLVTGGIIYDVIVEPPSVGSTTDEHGHSRPVAFMPNRVNGQYIMEGLASSFLFSLGGLGFIILDRTHNPTTPKLNRILLISVAFLCILVSFFTTWIFMRMKLPGYLQN